From the genome of Malus sylvestris chromosome 6, drMalSylv7.2, whole genome shotgun sequence, one region includes:
- the LOC126625986 gene encoding auxin response factor 2B-like, with protein sequence MTSSEVSIKDNCGNPKGESFSSGFRDHNDARTVGEGQNGHSTVSDGRDAETALYTELWHACAGPLVTVPRERERVFYFPQGHIEQVEASTNQVADQQMPMYNLPSKILCRVINVSLKAEPDTDEVFAQVTLLPEPNQDENAVEKEPPPPPPPRFQVHSFCKTLTASDTSTHGGFSVLRRHADECLPPLDMSRQPPTQELVAKDLHGSEWRFRHIFRGQPRRHLLQSGWSVFVSSKRLVAGDAFIFVRGENGELRVGVRRAMRQQGSVPSSVISSHSMHLGVLATAWHAILTGTMFTVYYKPRTSPAEFIVPFDQYMESVKNNYSIGMRFKMRFEGEEAPEQKFTGTIIGTEDADTKRWRDSKWRCLKVRWDETSTISRPERVSPWKIEPALAPPALNPLPMPRPKRPRTHMVLSSPDSSVLSREVGSSKVNVDPAMPGGFSRVLQGQEFPTLRGNFAESQSDTAEKSVAWPPSIDEEKIDVVSASRRYGSENWMSSGRHEPTYTDLLSGFGNNVDTSHGICPPFVDQGVASANSMRKHSLDQEGKYNSRSWSMLPSSLSLSLDSNQKGPLGNMSHQAQGNSRYGGFGDYSVVNGHRIELPHGNWMMPPPPPSPFENPGNARDIMPRPQMLLDKHEAVNPKDGNCKLFGIPLITPDPALLHRNMMNESPRNNQAHTFESDLNSEKSRGLKSTDNLVAVSEPALQTSQQHIRDVQGKSQGGSTRSCTKVHKQGIALGRSVDLTKFNNYKELIAELDMLFEFGGELMSPKKNWMIVYTDDEGDMMLVGDDPWQEFCGIVRKIFIYTREEVQKMNPGTLNAQGEDNLSSGAEGVDARDGKSQPRPSASTAEKC encoded by the exons ATGACGTCATCGGAGGTTTCGATAAAGGATAATTGCGGCAACCCGAAGGGGGAGAGCTTCTCGTCTGGCTTCAGGGACCACAACGACGCCAGGACCGTCGGCGAGGGGCAGAACGGTCATTCTACTGTTTCCGACGGGAGAG ATGCTGAGACGGCGCTTTACACGGAGCTATGGCACGCCTGCGCAGGGCCGCTCGTGACTGTGCCGCGTGAACGGGAACGTGTCTTTTACTTCCCTCAGGGGCACATCGAGCAG GTTGAGGCGTCGACTAATCAGGTGGCTGATCAGCAGATGCCAATGTATAATCTTCCATCGAAGATTCTTTGCCGGGTTATAAATGTATCATTGAAG GCTGAACCAGACACTGATGAAGTATTTGCACAAGTCACTTTACTTCCCGAACCAAAT CAAGATGAGAATGCAGTGGAGAAGGAGCCTCCCCCGCCTCCACCACCACGGTTTCAAGTACATTCATTTTGCAAGACCTTAACTGCTTCTGATACAAGCACCCATGGTGGATTTTCAGTGTTAAGGCGGCATGCAGATGAATGCCTTCCACCGCTG GACATGTCTCGCCAACCTCCAACACAGGAGTTGGTTGCCAAAGACTTGCATGGAAGTGAATGGCGCTTTCGCCATATCTTTCGAG GTCAACCACGGAGGCATTTGCTGCAAAGTGGTTGGAGTGTTTTCGTTAGCTCCAAGAGGCTTGTTGCAGGAGATGCATTTATATTTGTAAG GGGTGAGAATGGGGAGCTCCGTGTTGGTGTTAGACGTGCTATGAGACAGCAAGGCAGTGTACCATCTTCCGTGATATCCAGTCACAGTATGCATCTTGGTGTCCTCGCAACTGCATGGCATGCCATTTTAACAGGAACCATGTTCACTGTGTACTACAAGCCAAG GACAAGTCCTGCTGAGTTCATTGTTCCATTTGATCAATACATGGAGTCTGTTAAAAACAACTATTCTATAGGCATGCGGTTTAAGATGAGGTTTGAAGGTGAAGAAGCTCCAGAGCAGAA GTTTACTGGCACCATTATTGGAACAGAAGATGCTGACACCAAAAGGTGGCGAGATTCCAAATGGAGATGCCTTAAG GTGAGATGGGATGAAACCTCTACTATTTCCCGTCCAGAGAGAGTTTCACCTTGGAAAATAGAGCCTGCCCTTGCTCCTCCTGCACTGAATCCACTTCCAATGCCCAGGCCGAAAAGACCTCGAACACACATGGTGCTGTCATCTCCAGATTCCTCTGTCCTCAGTAGGGAAG TTGGATCATCAAAAGTAAATGTTGACCCTGCGATGCCTGGTGGGTTTTCAAGGGTCTTGCAAGGTCAAGAGTTCCCGACCTTGAGAGGCAATTTTGCGGAGAGCCAGTCTGATACTGCTGAGAAATCTGTTGCATGGCCACCGTCGATAGACGaagagaagattgatgtagtaTCTGCTTCAAGAAGATATGGTTCAGAGAATTGGATGTCCTCAGGGAGGCATGAACCAACTTACACAGATCTGCTGTCAGGCTTTGGGAATAATGTTGATACCTCACATGGAATCTGTCCCCCTTTTGTCGATCAAGGGGTAGCATCTGCTAATTCAATGCGAAAGCATTCACTGGATCAGGAAGGGAAATATAACTCGCGTTCGTGGTCCATGTTACCATCATCCCTGTCTCTTAGCTTGGACTCTAATCAGAAAGGTCCTCTTGGAAATATGTCGCATCAAGCACAAGGGAATTCTAGATATGGTGGTTTTGGTGACTATTCTGTTGTGAATGGGCATAGAATTGAGCTCCCTCATGGAAATTGGATGATGCCTCCACCACCTCCATCACCTTTTGAGAATCCGGGGAATGCAAGGGACATCATGCCGAGACCACAGATGTTACTAGACAAACATGAAGCTGTGAACCCTAAAGATGGAAACTGCAAGCTTTTTGGCATTCCCCTGATAACACCAGATCCTGCATTGTTACACAGAAATATGATGAATGAGTCACCTCGTAATAACCAAGCTCATACTTTTGAGTCTGACCTGAATTCTGAAAAATCAAGGGGCTTAAAATCAACAGATAATCTCGTGGCTGTCAGCGAGCCAGCTTTGCAAACTTCTCAGCAACATATCAGAGATGTTCAGGGTAAATCACAGGGTGGTTCAACTAGGAGTTGTACTAAG GTTCACAAGCAGGGTATTGCACTAGGTAGGTCTGTCGATCTTACCAAGTTCAACAACTACAAGGAGCTGATAGCTGAATTGGACATGTTGTTTGAGTTTGGTGGTGAGCTGATGTCTCCGAAAAAGAATTGGATGATCGTTTATACTGATGATGAAGGTGATATGATGCTTGTTGGAGACGATCCTTGGCA GGAATTTTGTGGCATTGTCCGGAAGATTTTCATCTACACCAGAGAGGAAGTCCAAAAGATGAACCCTGGGACTTTGAATGCACAGGGGGAGGATAATCTGTCATCGGGTGCGGAGGGTGTGGATGCAAGAGATGGGAAGTCTCAACCACGTCCATCTGCATCTACTGCTGAGAAGTGTTAA